A single region of the Borrelia hermsii DAH genome encodes:
- a CDS encoding TIGR00282 family metallophosphoesterase has protein sequence MQDNDVIRALIIGDIIGDGGLKKIFFNLKSLKEKYNIDLAIVNGENSSGGFGITPEIAENLFKAGVNVITTGNHVYAESSIREYLDKQEYILRPNNFSDLLEGHGYCILNVKNEKVAVINIQGFLGMTFIVKNPFENIKKVVNMIRNKVKTIFVDFHAESNYEKESFGYFLNGLVTGVVGTHTHIMTQDERILDKGTAYISDLGMTGSLNSVIGFNPEISLKGLLEYVALRTETVEDDVIIQGVVITSHLKTGRALKIERIQK, from the coding sequence ATGCAAGATAATGATGTTATTAGAGCTTTGATAATTGGAGATATCATAGGTGATGGGGGACTTAAAAAGATTTTTTTTAATCTTAAGAGTCTTAAAGAGAAGTACAATATAGATTTGGCAATTGTTAACGGAGAGAATTCCTCAGGTGGCTTTGGAATTACTCCGGAGATAGCGGAAAATCTTTTTAAGGCAGGTGTAAATGTTATTACTACAGGTAATCATGTTTATGCAGAAAGTAGTATAAGAGAATATTTGGATAAACAAGAGTATATTTTAAGGCCAAATAATTTTTCAGATCTACTTGAAGGGCATGGATATTGTATTTTAAATGTTAAGAATGAAAAGGTTGCTGTTATAAACATTCAGGGATTTTTAGGAATGACTTTCATTGTTAAAAATCCTTTTGAAAATATAAAAAAAGTTGTAAACATGATTAGGAATAAGGTTAAGACTATTTTTGTTGATTTTCATGCTGAGAGTAATTATGAGAAAGAAAGCTTTGGGTATTTTTTGAATGGATTGGTAACGGGGGTTGTTGGTACACATACACATATAATGACTCAAGATGAGAGAATTCTAGACAAGGGAACTGCTTATATTAGTGATCTTGGAATGACTGGTAGTTTAAACTCTGTAATAGGATTTAATCCTGAAATTTCTCTTAAAGGATTACTTGAATATGTAGCTTTACGAACAGAAACCGTTGAAGATGATGTAATTATACAGGGAGTTGTTATTACTTCTCATTTAAAGACGGGACGTGCTTTGAAAATTGAAAGAATACAGAAATAG
- a CDS encoding TlyA family RNA methyltransferase, which translates to MKEYRNSLLNVLCKTYPSLTREELRVLILTGRVYVNSHKERNPKVLLLRNSKIDLVENKSRQFVSRGGFKLFESLETFKITLKDKICIDVGASTGGFTDCLLQEGAKLVYAVDVGFNQLSYKLRVDPRVRVFEKTNIFDIQQFDMQPNLAVIDVSFRSVVSICADLIDRLSDRLIVALVKPQFELKGLDLDIKDFNGVVENRYLSEILEKVIRKFYDNNLQIKNILKLTIKGRKGNQEFMFLVVKDSSINLAQSLALIGDINF; encoded by the coding sequence TTGAAAGAATACAGAAATAGTTTATTAAATGTGCTTTGTAAAACTTATCCAAGTTTAACAAGAGAAGAACTCAGAGTTCTAATTTTGACTGGCAGGGTGTATGTCAATTCTCATAAAGAAAGAAATCCTAAGGTTTTGCTGTTAAGAAATAGTAAAATAGATTTAGTAGAGAATAAATCTAGGCAGTTTGTTTCAAGAGGGGGATTTAAACTTTTTGAATCTTTAGAAACATTTAAAATTACACTTAAAGATAAAATCTGCATTGATGTTGGCGCTTCAACAGGTGGTTTTACGGATTGTCTTTTGCAAGAAGGTGCAAAGTTAGTCTATGCAGTTGATGTTGGATTTAATCAACTCTCTTATAAGTTAAGAGTTGATCCGAGGGTTAGAGTTTTTGAAAAGACTAATATTTTTGATATTCAACAATTTGACATGCAACCTAATTTAGCTGTTATTGATGTCTCTTTTAGATCTGTCGTAAGTATATGTGCAGATTTAATTGATAGACTTTCTGATAGGCTTATCGTTGCTCTTGTTAAGCCTCAATTTGAGCTTAAAGGATTAGATTTAGATATAAAAGATTTTAATGGTGTAGTTGAAAATAGGTATTTAAGTGAGATATTAGAGAAGGTAATTAGAAAATTTTATGATAATAACTTACAAATTAAAAATATTTTAAAACTTACAATCAAGGGACGGAAGGGAAATCAAGAATTTATGTTTTTAGTTGTTAAAGATAGTTCAATAAATCTTGCGCAATCTCTTGCACTTATTGGTGATATTAATTTTTAA
- a CDS encoding GerMN domain-containing protein, with protein MIRKKRNSKRKKSSFNQIDIFLILFAIFLTGLCLLLIIQNSLIKNIFNEQIDNNDNFEFSQSKPNKIEARLDNTKNETIKILSNENFLIKPPEIQKIEEEFKYQEQKHLKNKKEVKLYFIKVTAEGHFLKQGIKRTIQYDKNILKETLKALINGPNEYELKNNFLSLIPINTKVLNLSISDGIAHINLSKEFYENSFGVEGTINQIKQIISTCLEIQGINGITLKIENNPIILEDLNLNFSGILDNTKLAKY; from the coding sequence TTGATAAGGAAAAAAAGGAATAGTAAACGAAAAAAAAGTAGCTTTAATCAAATAGATATATTTTTAATATTATTTGCAATATTCCTAACAGGACTGTGCTTATTACTCATAATTCAAAATTCACTAATTAAAAATATATTCAATGAACAAATTGACAATAATGACAATTTTGAATTTAGTCAATCAAAACCTAATAAAATAGAAGCAAGACTAGATAATACAAAAAATGAAACTATAAAAATACTTAGTAATGAAAATTTTTTAATCAAGCCACCTGAAATACAGAAGATTGAAGAAGAATTTAAATATCAAGAACAAAAACACTTAAAAAACAAAAAAGAAGTTAAGCTATATTTTATAAAAGTAACTGCTGAGGGACATTTTTTAAAACAAGGGATTAAGAGAACTATTCAATATGATAAAAATATTCTTAAAGAAACATTAAAAGCACTAATTAATGGTCCGAATGAATATGAACTTAAAAATAATTTCTTAAGTCTAATTCCTATCAATACCAAAGTATTAAACTTAAGTATAAGTGATGGAATTGCTCACATAAATTTATCTAAAGAGTTTTATGAAAATAGCTTTGGAGTAGAAGGAACAATCAATCAGATAAAGCAAATTATTTCAACATGTCTTGAAATTCAAGGCATCAATGGAATAACCTTAAAAATTGAAAACAATCCAATAATACTTGAAGATTTAAATTTAAACTTTTCAGGAATTCTAGATAACACAAAACTCGCAAAATATTAA
- the der gene encoding ribosome biogenesis GTPase Der, translating into MINSKVQNYKSVLIAGRPNVGKSTLFNKLLSSNRSITDEVYGVTRDLVKEVCTVDSYKFYLIDAGGFTLLRDELSRIVVNKVISLLDSIDLILLVLDVNEMLLEDYELIEKLRKYSDKIVLVLNKIDSNHKEVLTYEFQKLGFKKSFLVSATHGKGINSLRIFLKNSVGKLASEDNTDVKIGIIGKPNSGKSTLINFLAGDEVSIVSPIAGTTRDFIKARFQRNGKIFELIDTAGIRRRARVNELVEHYSVSRALRVIDMVDIVFLLVDVKEELTAQDKKIAHYATKRGKGIIIVFTKWDLVDSKSGYFEALKSRVKFFFPVLSFSPILKISVHKKVGLDNLFKEAIKLKKQLELKMNTSDLNKMLSLWIKDYHLNASHKVKYMTQISVNPVKFILFANKITNFPNSYYNYLVNNIRKIGYYNIPILIELREKTRDLK; encoded by the coding sequence TTGATTAATTCTAAAGTTCAAAATTATAAAAGTGTTCTTATTGCTGGCAGGCCAAACGTTGGAAAGTCTACTTTGTTTAATAAGCTTTTAAGCTCGAATAGGAGTATTACTGATGAGGTTTATGGAGTTACTAGGGATTTAGTAAAAGAGGTTTGCACAGTAGATTCTTATAAGTTTTATTTGATTGATGCTGGTGGATTTACCCTTTTAAGGGATGAACTTAGTAGGATTGTGGTTAATAAAGTTATAAGTTTGCTTGATAGCATTGATTTAATCTTACTTGTTTTAGATGTAAATGAAATGTTATTAGAAGATTATGAGCTTATTGAGAAGTTAAGAAAATATAGCGATAAGATAGTTTTGGTATTAAATAAAATAGATAGTAATCATAAGGAAGTTTTGACTTATGAATTTCAAAAGTTGGGCTTTAAGAAGAGCTTTTTAGTTAGTGCTACTCATGGAAAGGGAATTAATAGCTTAAGAATTTTTTTGAAAAACTCAGTGGGCAAATTGGCAAGTGAGGATAATACTGATGTTAAAATTGGTATTATAGGAAAGCCAAATTCAGGCAAGTCGACTCTTATTAACTTTTTAGCTGGAGATGAGGTTTCAATTGTGTCTCCGATAGCTGGAACTACAAGGGATTTTATTAAAGCAAGATTTCAAAGGAATGGTAAGATATTTGAGCTTATTGATACGGCTGGAATAAGGCGGAGAGCGAGAGTAAATGAACTTGTTGAACATTATTCTGTAAGTAGAGCTTTAAGAGTAATTGATATGGTAGATATTGTCTTTTTGTTAGTTGATGTTAAGGAAGAATTAACGGCTCAAGATAAGAAAATTGCACATTATGCAACTAAACGGGGGAAAGGGATTATTATTGTGTTTACCAAGTGGGATCTTGTAGATTCAAAGAGCGGTTATTTTGAGGCTTTAAAGAGTCGTGTTAAGTTTTTTTTTCCAGTTTTAAGTTTTTCTCCCATATTAAAAATATCTGTTCATAAAAAAGTGGGGTTAGATAATCTTTTTAAAGAAGCAATTAAATTAAAAAAACAACTTGAACTTAAGATGAATACTTCTGATTTGAATAAGATGTTAAGTTTATGGATTAAGGATTATCATTTGAATGCTTCACATAAAGTTAAATATATGACTCAGATTAGTGTTAATCCTGTTAAGTTTATTTTATTTGCGAATAAAATAACTAATTTTCCAAATTCTTATTATAATTATTTAGTAAATAATATTCGTAAAATTGGTTATTATAATATTCCAATTTTAATAGAACTGAGAGAAAAGACAAGAGACTTAAAGTGA
- a CDS encoding HAD family hydrolase, translating into MIKAVVFDLDGTLYPEMGINLVMFPEFLKNIKFFLAFKKVRKEIRVLQSGRSVPSSRDELISMQVEMLANYLGFNKNRCEFLLNKIYYGESFSNKFRNLKPYFGVRDLIYSLKSKGIKLGVMSDFPIATRVSNLLRIEDSFWDVLYSSEDTGYLKPNKIAFLRIIDELGIDSNHILYVGNSYEYDILGASGVRMRTAYLSKRRLLEDMKCDFIFSNYKDLQRYILLNI; encoded by the coding sequence ATGATAAAAGCCGTAGTATTTGATCTTGATGGGACTCTTTATCCTGAAATGGGTATTAATTTAGTAATGTTTCCTGAATTTTTAAAAAATATTAAATTTTTTTTAGCTTTTAAGAAGGTAAGAAAGGAAATAAGAGTTTTACAAAGTGGGAGAAGCGTTCCTTCTAGTAGAGATGAGTTGATTTCTATGCAGGTTGAAATGCTTGCTAATTATCTGGGTTTTAATAAGAATCGGTGTGAATTTTTATTAAATAAAATATATTATGGTGAATCTTTTAGCAATAAATTTAGAAATCTCAAACCGTATTTTGGTGTTCGTGATTTGATTTATTCTCTTAAATCTAAGGGAATAAAATTAGGAGTGATGTCAGATTTTCCGATTGCAACTCGTGTTAGTAATTTGTTAAGAATTGAGGATAGTTTTTGGGATGTTCTTTATTCATCAGAGGATACCGGTTACTTAAAACCAAACAAAATAGCTTTTTTAAGGATTATAGATGAACTGGGTATAGATAGTAATCATATTTTATATGTTGGCAATTCTTATGAATATGATATTTTGGGTGCTAGTGGTGTGCGTATGAGAACAGCTTATCTTTCTAAGAGAAGATTGCTTGAAGATATGAAGTGTGATTTTATTTTTAGTAATTATAAAGACTTGCAAAGATATATACTTTTAAATATATAG